In the genome of Erinaceus europaeus chromosome 8, mEriEur2.1, whole genome shotgun sequence, one region contains:
- the LOC103115409 gene encoding LOW QUALITY PROTEIN: bystin-like (The sequence of the model RefSeq protein was modified relative to this genomic sequence to represent the inferred CDS: substituted 1 base at 1 genomic stop codon), which yields MPKIKPARGAGGEKHAPLAEQILSGEAVHAGTREKRRGRATCEEEEEEYVGPRLTRWILQQALQQQEELEAXHGAGARSAAREPTTSLGPGVPQDGSDDEEWPTLEKAATMTVTDHHAEVVVDLEDERAIELFMNKNSPARRTLADIIMEKLTEKQTEVKTVMSEVSGFPMAQLDSRVLEVYRGVREVLSKYRSGKLPKAFKIIPALSNWEQILYITEPETWTAVAMYQATRIFASNLKERMAQRFYNLVLLPRVRDDIAEYKRLNFHLYMALKKALFKPGAWFKGILIPLCESGTCTLQEAIIVGSIITKCSIPVLHSSAAMLKIAEMEYSSANSIFLRLLLLLPYRVLDALVFHFLGFRTEKRELPVLWHQCLLTLVQRYKADLATEQKEALLELLRLQPHPQLSTEIRRELQNAVPRDVEDVPVTME from the coding sequence ATGCCCAAAATCAAGCCTGCCCGTGGGGCCGGCGGCGAAAAACATGCCCCCTTGGCCGAGCAGATCCTGTCTGGGGAAGCTGTACACGCAGGGACCCGGGAAAAACGGCGAGGTCGCGCAACctgcgaggaggaggaggaggagtacgTGGGCCCGCGGCTGACCCGGTGGATTCTGCAGCAAGCGCTGCAGCAGCAGGAGGAACTCGAGGCCTAGCACGGGGCTGGGGCGAGGTCCGCGGCGCGGGAACCCACCACCAGTCTGGGTCCAGGAGTGCCACAGGATGGATCAGATGATGAGGAGTGGCCCACCCTGGAGAAGGCTGccacaatgacagtgacagacCACCATGcagaggtggtggtggacctggagGATGAGCGTGCCATTGAATTGTTCATGAACAAGAACTCTCCTGCCAGACGCACCCTGGCTGACATCATCATGGAGAAGCTGACTGAGAAGCAAACGGAGGTTAAGACAGTCATGTCCGAGGTGTCAGGCTTCCCTATGGCTCAGCTGGATTCTCGGGTTCTGGAAGTTTACAGAGGGGTCCGGGAGGTGCTATCTAAGTACCGAAGTGGTAAGCTGCCCAAGGCGTTTAAGATCATTCCTGCACTCTCCAACTGGGAGCAAATCCTCTATATCACTGAGCCTGAGACCTGGACTGCAGTTGCCATGTACCAAGCCACAAGGATATTCGCCTCTAATCTGAAGGAACGCATGGCCCAGCGCTTCTACAACCTTGTCCTACTCCCCCGAGTACGAGATGACATTGCTGAATACAAACGGCTCAATTTCCACCTCTACATGGCACTCAAGAAGGCCCTGTTCAAACCCGGAGCTTGGTTCAAAGGGATCCTGATTCCACTGTGCGAGTCAGGCACCTGTACCCTCCAGGAAGCCATCATCGTGGGTAGCATCATCACCAAATGCTCCATCCCTGTGCTGCACTCTAGTGCGGCCATGCTGAAAATTGCTGAGATGGAGTACAGTAGTGCCAACAGCATCTTCCTgcgcctgctgctgctgctgccctaCCGAGTGCTGGATGCCTTGGTTTTCCACTTCCTAGGGTTCCGGACAGAGAAGCGGGAACTGCCTGTGCTCTGGCACCAGTGCCTCCTGACTTTGGTTCAGCGCTACAAGGCAGACCTGGCCACAGAACAGAAAGAGGCCCTCTTAGAGCTGCTCCGCCTGCAGCCCCATCCACAGCTCTCTACTGAGATTAGGCGTGAGCTTCAGAACGCAGTTCCCCGAGATGTGGAAGATGTTCCTGTCACCATGGAGTGA